In Siniperca chuatsi isolate FFG_IHB_CAS linkage group LG20, ASM2008510v1, whole genome shotgun sequence, the following proteins share a genomic window:
- the eme1 gene encoding crossover junction endonuclease EME1 isoform X2, translating to MGSYSDSTSDLDEELPVFDFLQPGRRLSQADQSHTEKPDLVSPAKGNAGTCTGTADVMMISSESDDDAPYVPLAQRLKQRQDNTISASSAVTNGKDAEQYSPSNLATSQQSCQNGYSESERPLSFHQVRTVSHGVSRGSEEVAAALPQRSLKPLSGAGSTDTSPAKKKPAKRTAEESQASREEVLWRRQARERQQRGKEAVRQEQERQKAERKALAEAAKALRPEECIKHMVVAVDPALLQLEGGGTLLASVQALGCSCAIEKQPLSRSVSWMRRAPCAQPDDGVCVPEAHVVMQMTVDDVITLIHSYIQEVRHGRPGSGPTLTSWVQEQQRRHPSKILSLVVIDLEKYFRSQKSQCQKRFREAVAGEEQAGGKVKKRRKNGGAEALPEVSRVEVEEAVVHLQLHTGVSVCFLSTWKDFSDHIAMTTRAVAEAPFKREREKTGFSFYLESEWAGGQRVDKAGKGLLQVWRRQIQQLNRVSPDMASTILAAYPSPQLLMKVHPLLTQSRPVSLSLHLSQFYHSQYAAFLFQVSRLLSFSSDFCKFMNFSQPASGVAQIFRSS from the exons ATGGGGAGCTACAGTGACTCCACCAGTGACCTAGACGAGGAGTTGCCTGTGTTTGACTTCCTCCAGCCGGGTCGACGCCTCAGCCAAGCCGACCAGAGCCACACAGAGAAACCAGACCTGGTCTCCCCAGCAAAGGGCAACGCGGGCACATGTACAGGAACGGCTGATGTAATGATGATCAGCAGCGAATCTGATGACGATGCACCGTATGTCCCTCTGGCACAGAGACTCAAACAGAGACAAGACAATACGATTAGTGCCTCCTCCGCTGTCACTAATGGGAAAGATGCTGAGCAGTATTCACCATCCAATCTGGCCACTTCACAGCAATCTTGCCAGAATGGGTATTCAGAGTCAGAGCGTCCGCTCAGCTTCCATCAGGTGAGAACAGTGAGCCACGGGGTCTCACGTGGCTCAGAGGAGGTGGCGGCGGCTCTCCCTCAGCGATCTCTGAAGCCTCTCTCCGGTGCAGGAAGCACCGACACCTCTCCTGCCAAGAAGAAACCTGCCAAGCGGACGGCGGAGGAGAGCCAGGCCTCCAGGGAGGAGGTtctgtggaggaggcaggccagggagagacagcagaggGGCAAGGAGGCAGTGAGGCAGgaacaagagagacagaaagcagagaggaaagcTCTGGCAGAGGCTGCCAAGGCCCTTAGGCCAGAGGAGTGTATCAAGCACATGGTGGTGGCTGTGGACCCAG CTCTCTTACAGCTGGAAGGAGGCGGGACTCTGCTGGCGTCGGTGCAGGCTCTGGGTTGTAGCTGTGCCATAGAGAAACAGCCCCTCTCACGCAGTGTCAGCTGGATGAGGAGGGCTCCCTGTGCACAG CCAGATGATGGAGTGTGTGTTCCAGAGGCCCATGTTGTGATGCAGATGACagttgatgatgtcatcactcTGATCCACAGCTACATCCAG GAAGTGAGGCATGGTAGGCCTGGCTCTGGTCCCACTCTGACGTCCTGGGtgcaggagcagcagaggcGTCACCCCAGCAAGATCCTCAGCCTGGTGGTCATCGACCTGGAGAAATACTTCAG ATCCCAGAAGTCACAATGCCAGAAGAGGTTTCGAGAGGCAGTGGCGGGTGAGGAGCAAGCGGGAGGAAAagtgaagaagagaaggaagaacGGTGGAGCTGAGGCGCTACCTGAGGTGTCACGAGTTGAAGTAGAGGAG GCAGTGGTGCACCTCCAGCTTCACACTGGTGTCTCGGTGTGCTTCTTGTCGACCTGGAAGGACTTCTCAGATCACATCGCCATGACAACCAGAGCAGTTGCAGAAGCCCCTTTCAA gcgAGAGCGGGAGAAGACAGGCTTCTCTTTCTACCTGGAGAGTGAGTGGGCGGGGGGGCAGCGGGTGGATAAAGCTGGGAAGGGGCTGCTGCAGGTGTGGAGGAGACAGATCCAGCAGTTGAACAGAGTCAGTCCAGACATGGCCTCAACCATCCTGGCAGCTTATCCTTCCCCACAGCTGCTCATGAAGGTACACCCCCTGCTTACACAGAGCCGCCCAGTTTCACTGTCTCTGCACCTGTCACAGTTTTACCACAGC CAATATGCTGCCTTTTTGTTTCAGGTGTCCAGGCTCCTCTCATTTTCTTCTGATTTCTGTAAGTTCATGAATTTCAGTCAGCCAGCCTCGGGAGTAGCGCAGATTTTtcgctcaagttga
- the eme1 gene encoding crossover junction endonuclease EME1 isoform X4, with the protein MGSYSDSTSDLDEELPVFDFLQPGRRLSQADQSHTEKPDLVSPAKGNAGTCTGTADVMMISSESDDDAPYVPLAQRLKQRQDNTISASSAVTNGKDAEQYSPSNLATSQQSCQNGYSESERPLSFHQVRTVSHGVSRGSEEVAAALPQRSLKPLSGAGSTDTSPAKKKPAKRTAEESQASREEVLWRRQARERQQRGKEAVRQEQERQKAERKALAEAAKALRPEECIKHMVVAVDPALLQLEGGGTLLASVQALGCSCAIEKQPLSRSVSWMRRAPCAQPDDGVCVPEAHVVMQMTVDDVITLIHSYIQEVRHGRPGSGPTLTSWVQEQQRRHPSKILSLVVIDLEKYFRSQKSQCQKRFREAVAGEEQAGGKVKKRRKNGGAEALPEVSRVEVEEAVVHLQLHTGVSVCFLSTWKDFSDHIAMTTRAVAEAPFKREREKTGFSFYLESEWAGGQRVDKAGKGLLQVWRRQIQQLNRVSPDMASTILAAYPSPQLLMKAYNLCKTDREKISLLSDLQIRRGEGVTSTTRRLGPELSKRLFLMMTSCDPEHTLDSTA; encoded by the exons ATGGGGAGCTACAGTGACTCCACCAGTGACCTAGACGAGGAGTTGCCTGTGTTTGACTTCCTCCAGCCGGGTCGACGCCTCAGCCAAGCCGACCAGAGCCACACAGAGAAACCAGACCTGGTCTCCCCAGCAAAGGGCAACGCGGGCACATGTACAGGAACGGCTGATGTAATGATGATCAGCAGCGAATCTGATGACGATGCACCGTATGTCCCTCTGGCACAGAGACTCAAACAGAGACAAGACAATACGATTAGTGCCTCCTCCGCTGTCACTAATGGGAAAGATGCTGAGCAGTATTCACCATCCAATCTGGCCACTTCACAGCAATCTTGCCAGAATGGGTATTCAGAGTCAGAGCGTCCGCTCAGCTTCCATCAGGTGAGAACAGTGAGCCACGGGGTCTCACGTGGCTCAGAGGAGGTGGCGGCGGCTCTCCCTCAGCGATCTCTGAAGCCTCTCTCCGGTGCAGGAAGCACCGACACCTCTCCTGCCAAGAAGAAACCTGCCAAGCGGACGGCGGAGGAGAGCCAGGCCTCCAGGGAGGAGGTtctgtggaggaggcaggccagggagagacagcagaggGGCAAGGAGGCAGTGAGGCAGgaacaagagagacagaaagcagagaggaaagcTCTGGCAGAGGCTGCCAAGGCCCTTAGGCCAGAGGAGTGTATCAAGCACATGGTGGTGGCTGTGGACCCAG CTCTCTTACAGCTGGAAGGAGGCGGGACTCTGCTGGCGTCGGTGCAGGCTCTGGGTTGTAGCTGTGCCATAGAGAAACAGCCCCTCTCACGCAGTGTCAGCTGGATGAGGAGGGCTCCCTGTGCACAG CCAGATGATGGAGTGTGTGTTCCAGAGGCCCATGTTGTGATGCAGATGACagttgatgatgtcatcactcTGATCCACAGCTACATCCAG GAAGTGAGGCATGGTAGGCCTGGCTCTGGTCCCACTCTGACGTCCTGGGtgcaggagcagcagaggcGTCACCCCAGCAAGATCCTCAGCCTGGTGGTCATCGACCTGGAGAAATACTTCAG ATCCCAGAAGTCACAATGCCAGAAGAGGTTTCGAGAGGCAGTGGCGGGTGAGGAGCAAGCGGGAGGAAAagtgaagaagagaaggaagaacGGTGGAGCTGAGGCGCTACCTGAGGTGTCACGAGTTGAAGTAGAGGAG GCAGTGGTGCACCTCCAGCTTCACACTGGTGTCTCGGTGTGCTTCTTGTCGACCTGGAAGGACTTCTCAGATCACATCGCCATGACAACCAGAGCAGTTGCAGAAGCCCCTTTCAA gcgAGAGCGGGAGAAGACAGGCTTCTCTTTCTACCTGGAGAGTGAGTGGGCGGGGGGGCAGCGGGTGGATAAAGCTGGGAAGGGGCTGCTGCAGGTGTGGAGGAGACAGATCCAGCAGTTGAACAGAGTCAGTCCAGACATGGCCTCAACCATCCTGGCAGCTTATCCTTCCCCACAGCTGCTCATGAAG GCTTACAATCTGTGCAAGACTGACCGCGAGAAGATCTCCCTCTTGTCTGACCTTCAGATCCGCAGAGGTGAAGGCGTCACGTCCACGACTCGACGGCTCGGTCCGGAGCTTTCCAAGCGCCTCTTCCTCATGATGACCTCCTGTGATCCCGAGCACACTCTGGACTCCACCGCCTGA
- the eme1 gene encoding crossover junction endonuclease EME1 isoform X1 — MGSYSDSTSDLDEELPVFDFLQPGRRLSQADQSHTEKPDLVSPAKGNAGTCTGTADVMMISSESDDDAPYVPLAQRLKQRQDNTISASSAVTNGKDAEQYSPSNLATSQQSCQNGYSESERPLSFHQVRTVSHGVSRGSEEVAAALPQRSLKPLSGAGSTDTSPAKKKPAKRTAEESQASREEVLWRRQARERQQRGKEAVRQEQERQKAERKALAEAAKALRPEECIKHMVVAVDPALLQLEGGGTLLASVQALGCSCAIEKQPLSRSVSWMRRAPCAQPDDGVCVPEAHVVMQMTVDDVITLIHSYIQEVRHGRPGSGPTLTSWVQEQQRRHPSKILSLVVIDLEKYFRSQKSQCQKRFREAVAGEEQAGGKVKKRRKNGGAEALPEVSRVEVEEAVVHLQLHTGVSVCFLSTWKDFSDHIAMTTRAVAEAPFKREREKTGFSFYLESEWAGGQRVDKAGKGLLQVWRRQIQQLNRVSPDMASTILAAYPSPQLLMKVHPLLTQSRPVSLSLHLSQFYHSAYNLCKTDREKISLLSDLQIRRGEGVTSTTRRLGPELSKRLFLMMTSCDPEHTLDSTA; from the exons ATGGGGAGCTACAGTGACTCCACCAGTGACCTAGACGAGGAGTTGCCTGTGTTTGACTTCCTCCAGCCGGGTCGACGCCTCAGCCAAGCCGACCAGAGCCACACAGAGAAACCAGACCTGGTCTCCCCAGCAAAGGGCAACGCGGGCACATGTACAGGAACGGCTGATGTAATGATGATCAGCAGCGAATCTGATGACGATGCACCGTATGTCCCTCTGGCACAGAGACTCAAACAGAGACAAGACAATACGATTAGTGCCTCCTCCGCTGTCACTAATGGGAAAGATGCTGAGCAGTATTCACCATCCAATCTGGCCACTTCACAGCAATCTTGCCAGAATGGGTATTCAGAGTCAGAGCGTCCGCTCAGCTTCCATCAGGTGAGAACAGTGAGCCACGGGGTCTCACGTGGCTCAGAGGAGGTGGCGGCGGCTCTCCCTCAGCGATCTCTGAAGCCTCTCTCCGGTGCAGGAAGCACCGACACCTCTCCTGCCAAGAAGAAACCTGCCAAGCGGACGGCGGAGGAGAGCCAGGCCTCCAGGGAGGAGGTtctgtggaggaggcaggccagggagagacagcagaggGGCAAGGAGGCAGTGAGGCAGgaacaagagagacagaaagcagagaggaaagcTCTGGCAGAGGCTGCCAAGGCCCTTAGGCCAGAGGAGTGTATCAAGCACATGGTGGTGGCTGTGGACCCAG CTCTCTTACAGCTGGAAGGAGGCGGGACTCTGCTGGCGTCGGTGCAGGCTCTGGGTTGTAGCTGTGCCATAGAGAAACAGCCCCTCTCACGCAGTGTCAGCTGGATGAGGAGGGCTCCCTGTGCACAG CCAGATGATGGAGTGTGTGTTCCAGAGGCCCATGTTGTGATGCAGATGACagttgatgatgtcatcactcTGATCCACAGCTACATCCAG GAAGTGAGGCATGGTAGGCCTGGCTCTGGTCCCACTCTGACGTCCTGGGtgcaggagcagcagaggcGTCACCCCAGCAAGATCCTCAGCCTGGTGGTCATCGACCTGGAGAAATACTTCAG ATCCCAGAAGTCACAATGCCAGAAGAGGTTTCGAGAGGCAGTGGCGGGTGAGGAGCAAGCGGGAGGAAAagtgaagaagagaaggaagaacGGTGGAGCTGAGGCGCTACCTGAGGTGTCACGAGTTGAAGTAGAGGAG GCAGTGGTGCACCTCCAGCTTCACACTGGTGTCTCGGTGTGCTTCTTGTCGACCTGGAAGGACTTCTCAGATCACATCGCCATGACAACCAGAGCAGTTGCAGAAGCCCCTTTCAA gcgAGAGCGGGAGAAGACAGGCTTCTCTTTCTACCTGGAGAGTGAGTGGGCGGGGGGGCAGCGGGTGGATAAAGCTGGGAAGGGGCTGCTGCAGGTGTGGAGGAGACAGATCCAGCAGTTGAACAGAGTCAGTCCAGACATGGCCTCAACCATCCTGGCAGCTTATCCTTCCCCACAGCTGCTCATGAAGGTACACCCCCTGCTTACACAGAGCCGCCCAGTTTCACTGTCTCTGCACCTGTCACAGTTTTACCACAGC GCTTACAATCTGTGCAAGACTGACCGCGAGAAGATCTCCCTCTTGTCTGACCTTCAGATCCGCAGAGGTGAAGGCGTCACGTCCACGACTCGACGGCTCGGTCCGGAGCTTTCCAAGCGCCTCTTCCTCATGATGACCTCCTGTGATCCCGAGCACACTCTGGACTCCACCGCCTGA
- the eme1 gene encoding crossover junction endonuclease EME1 isoform X6: MGSYSDSTSDLDEELPVFDFLQPGRRLSQADQSHTEKPDLVSPAKGNAGTCTGTADVMMISSESDDDAPYVPLAQRLKQRQDNTISASSAVTNGKDAEQYSPSNLATSQQSCQNGYSESERPLSFHQVRTVSHGVSRGSEEVAAALPQRSLKPLSGAGSTDTSPAKKKPAKRTAEESQASREEVLWRRQARERQQRGKEAVRQEQERQKAERKALAEAAKALRPEECIKHMVVAVDPALLQLEGGGTLLASVQALGCSCAIEKQPLSRSVSWMRRAPCAQPDDGVCVPEAHVVMQMTVDDVITLIHSYIQEVRHGRPGSGPTLTSWVQEQQRRHPSKILSLVVIDLEKYFRSQKSQCQKRFREAVAGEEQAGGKVKKRRKNGGAEALPEVSRVEVEEAVVHLQLHTGVSVCFLSTWKDFSDHIAMTTRAVAEAPFKREREKTGFSFYLESEWAGGQRVDKAGKGLLQVWRRQIQQLNRVSPDMASTILAAYPSPQLLMKQYAAFLFQVSRLLSFSSDFWCQLSAAYNGIDSFMED, encoded by the exons ATGGGGAGCTACAGTGACTCCACCAGTGACCTAGACGAGGAGTTGCCTGTGTTTGACTTCCTCCAGCCGGGTCGACGCCTCAGCCAAGCCGACCAGAGCCACACAGAGAAACCAGACCTGGTCTCCCCAGCAAAGGGCAACGCGGGCACATGTACAGGAACGGCTGATGTAATGATGATCAGCAGCGAATCTGATGACGATGCACCGTATGTCCCTCTGGCACAGAGACTCAAACAGAGACAAGACAATACGATTAGTGCCTCCTCCGCTGTCACTAATGGGAAAGATGCTGAGCAGTATTCACCATCCAATCTGGCCACTTCACAGCAATCTTGCCAGAATGGGTATTCAGAGTCAGAGCGTCCGCTCAGCTTCCATCAGGTGAGAACAGTGAGCCACGGGGTCTCACGTGGCTCAGAGGAGGTGGCGGCGGCTCTCCCTCAGCGATCTCTGAAGCCTCTCTCCGGTGCAGGAAGCACCGACACCTCTCCTGCCAAGAAGAAACCTGCCAAGCGGACGGCGGAGGAGAGCCAGGCCTCCAGGGAGGAGGTtctgtggaggaggcaggccagggagagacagcagaggGGCAAGGAGGCAGTGAGGCAGgaacaagagagacagaaagcagagaggaaagcTCTGGCAGAGGCTGCCAAGGCCCTTAGGCCAGAGGAGTGTATCAAGCACATGGTGGTGGCTGTGGACCCAG CTCTCTTACAGCTGGAAGGAGGCGGGACTCTGCTGGCGTCGGTGCAGGCTCTGGGTTGTAGCTGTGCCATAGAGAAACAGCCCCTCTCACGCAGTGTCAGCTGGATGAGGAGGGCTCCCTGTGCACAG CCAGATGATGGAGTGTGTGTTCCAGAGGCCCATGTTGTGATGCAGATGACagttgatgatgtcatcactcTGATCCACAGCTACATCCAG GAAGTGAGGCATGGTAGGCCTGGCTCTGGTCCCACTCTGACGTCCTGGGtgcaggagcagcagaggcGTCACCCCAGCAAGATCCTCAGCCTGGTGGTCATCGACCTGGAGAAATACTTCAG ATCCCAGAAGTCACAATGCCAGAAGAGGTTTCGAGAGGCAGTGGCGGGTGAGGAGCAAGCGGGAGGAAAagtgaagaagagaaggaagaacGGTGGAGCTGAGGCGCTACCTGAGGTGTCACGAGTTGAAGTAGAGGAG GCAGTGGTGCACCTCCAGCTTCACACTGGTGTCTCGGTGTGCTTCTTGTCGACCTGGAAGGACTTCTCAGATCACATCGCCATGACAACCAGAGCAGTTGCAGAAGCCCCTTTCAA gcgAGAGCGGGAGAAGACAGGCTTCTCTTTCTACCTGGAGAGTGAGTGGGCGGGGGGGCAGCGGGTGGATAAAGCTGGGAAGGGGCTGCTGCAGGTGTGGAGGAGACAGATCCAGCAGTTGAACAGAGTCAGTCCAGACATGGCCTCAACCATCCTGGCAGCTTATCCTTCCCCACAGCTGCTCATGAAG CAATATGCTGCCTTTTTGTTTCAGGTGTCCAGGCTCCTCTCATTTTCTTCTGATTTCT GGTGTCAATTAAGTGCAGCCTACAACGGAATAGACTCTTTCATGGAGGATTAA
- the eme1 gene encoding crossover junction endonuclease EME1 isoform X5, translating to MGSYSDSTSDLDEELPVFDFLQPGRRLSQADQSHTEKPDLVSPAKGNAGTCTGTADVMMISSESDDDAPYVPLAQRLKQRQDNTISASSAVTNGKDAEQYSPSNLATSQQSCQNGYSESERPLSFHQVRTVSHGVSRGSEEVAAALPQRSLKPLSGAGSTDTSPAKKKPAKRTAEESQASREEVLWRRQARERQQRGKEAVRQEQERQKAERKALAEAAKALRPEECIKHMVVAVDPALLQLEGGGTLLASVQALGCSCAIEKQPLSRSVSWMRRAPCAQPDDGVCVPEAHVVMQMTVDDVITLIHSYIQEVRHGRPGSGPTLTSWVQEQQRRHPSKILSLVVIDLEKYFRSQKSQCQKRFREAVAGEEQAGGKVKKRRKNGGAEALPEVSRVEVEEAVVHLQLHTGVSVCFLSTWKDFSDHIAMTTRAVAEAPFKREREKTGFSFYLESEWAGGQRVDKAGKGLLQVWRRQIQQLNRVSPDMASTILAAYPSPQLLMKQYAAFLFQVSRLLSFSSDFCKFMNFSQPASGVAQIFRSS from the exons ATGGGGAGCTACAGTGACTCCACCAGTGACCTAGACGAGGAGTTGCCTGTGTTTGACTTCCTCCAGCCGGGTCGACGCCTCAGCCAAGCCGACCAGAGCCACACAGAGAAACCAGACCTGGTCTCCCCAGCAAAGGGCAACGCGGGCACATGTACAGGAACGGCTGATGTAATGATGATCAGCAGCGAATCTGATGACGATGCACCGTATGTCCCTCTGGCACAGAGACTCAAACAGAGACAAGACAATACGATTAGTGCCTCCTCCGCTGTCACTAATGGGAAAGATGCTGAGCAGTATTCACCATCCAATCTGGCCACTTCACAGCAATCTTGCCAGAATGGGTATTCAGAGTCAGAGCGTCCGCTCAGCTTCCATCAGGTGAGAACAGTGAGCCACGGGGTCTCACGTGGCTCAGAGGAGGTGGCGGCGGCTCTCCCTCAGCGATCTCTGAAGCCTCTCTCCGGTGCAGGAAGCACCGACACCTCTCCTGCCAAGAAGAAACCTGCCAAGCGGACGGCGGAGGAGAGCCAGGCCTCCAGGGAGGAGGTtctgtggaggaggcaggccagggagagacagcagaggGGCAAGGAGGCAGTGAGGCAGgaacaagagagacagaaagcagagaggaaagcTCTGGCAGAGGCTGCCAAGGCCCTTAGGCCAGAGGAGTGTATCAAGCACATGGTGGTGGCTGTGGACCCAG CTCTCTTACAGCTGGAAGGAGGCGGGACTCTGCTGGCGTCGGTGCAGGCTCTGGGTTGTAGCTGTGCCATAGAGAAACAGCCCCTCTCACGCAGTGTCAGCTGGATGAGGAGGGCTCCCTGTGCACAG CCAGATGATGGAGTGTGTGTTCCAGAGGCCCATGTTGTGATGCAGATGACagttgatgatgtcatcactcTGATCCACAGCTACATCCAG GAAGTGAGGCATGGTAGGCCTGGCTCTGGTCCCACTCTGACGTCCTGGGtgcaggagcagcagaggcGTCACCCCAGCAAGATCCTCAGCCTGGTGGTCATCGACCTGGAGAAATACTTCAG ATCCCAGAAGTCACAATGCCAGAAGAGGTTTCGAGAGGCAGTGGCGGGTGAGGAGCAAGCGGGAGGAAAagtgaagaagagaaggaagaacGGTGGAGCTGAGGCGCTACCTGAGGTGTCACGAGTTGAAGTAGAGGAG GCAGTGGTGCACCTCCAGCTTCACACTGGTGTCTCGGTGTGCTTCTTGTCGACCTGGAAGGACTTCTCAGATCACATCGCCATGACAACCAGAGCAGTTGCAGAAGCCCCTTTCAA gcgAGAGCGGGAGAAGACAGGCTTCTCTTTCTACCTGGAGAGTGAGTGGGCGGGGGGGCAGCGGGTGGATAAAGCTGGGAAGGGGCTGCTGCAGGTGTGGAGGAGACAGATCCAGCAGTTGAACAGAGTCAGTCCAGACATGGCCTCAACCATCCTGGCAGCTTATCCTTCCCCACAGCTGCTCATGAAG CAATATGCTGCCTTTTTGTTTCAGGTGTCCAGGCTCCTCTCATTTTCTTCTGATTTCTGTAAGTTCATGAATTTCAGTCAGCCAGCCTCGGGAGTAGCGCAGATTTTtcgctcaagttga
- the eme1 gene encoding crossover junction endonuclease EME1 isoform X3, producing the protein MGSYSDSTSDLDEELPVFDFLQPGRRLSQADQSHTEKPDLVSPAKGNAGTCTGTADVMMISSESDDDAPYVPLAQRLKQRQDNTISASSAVTNGKDAEQYSPSNLATSQQSCQNGYSESERPLSFHQVRTVSHGVSRGSEEVAAALPQRSLKPLSGAGSTDTSPAKKKPAKRTAEESQASREEVLWRRQARERQQRGKEAVRQEQERQKAERKALAEAAKALRPEECIKHMVVAVDPALLQLEGGGTLLASVQALGCSCAIEKQPLSRSVSWMRRAPCAQPDDGVCVPEAHVVMQMTVDDVITLIHSYIQEVRHGRPGSGPTLTSWVQEQQRRHPSKILSLVVIDLEKYFRSQKSQCQKRFREAVAGEEQAGGKVKKRRKNGGAEALPEVSRVEVEEAVVHLQLHTGVSVCFLSTWKDFSDHIAMTTRAVAEAPFKREREKTGFSFYLESEWAGGQRVDKAGKGLLQVWRRQIQQLNRVSPDMASTILAAYPSPQLLMKVHPLLTQSRPVSLSLHLSQFYHSQYAAFLFQVSRLLSFSSDFWCQLSAAYNGIDSFMED; encoded by the exons ATGGGGAGCTACAGTGACTCCACCAGTGACCTAGACGAGGAGTTGCCTGTGTTTGACTTCCTCCAGCCGGGTCGACGCCTCAGCCAAGCCGACCAGAGCCACACAGAGAAACCAGACCTGGTCTCCCCAGCAAAGGGCAACGCGGGCACATGTACAGGAACGGCTGATGTAATGATGATCAGCAGCGAATCTGATGACGATGCACCGTATGTCCCTCTGGCACAGAGACTCAAACAGAGACAAGACAATACGATTAGTGCCTCCTCCGCTGTCACTAATGGGAAAGATGCTGAGCAGTATTCACCATCCAATCTGGCCACTTCACAGCAATCTTGCCAGAATGGGTATTCAGAGTCAGAGCGTCCGCTCAGCTTCCATCAGGTGAGAACAGTGAGCCACGGGGTCTCACGTGGCTCAGAGGAGGTGGCGGCGGCTCTCCCTCAGCGATCTCTGAAGCCTCTCTCCGGTGCAGGAAGCACCGACACCTCTCCTGCCAAGAAGAAACCTGCCAAGCGGACGGCGGAGGAGAGCCAGGCCTCCAGGGAGGAGGTtctgtggaggaggcaggccagggagagacagcagaggGGCAAGGAGGCAGTGAGGCAGgaacaagagagacagaaagcagagaggaaagcTCTGGCAGAGGCTGCCAAGGCCCTTAGGCCAGAGGAGTGTATCAAGCACATGGTGGTGGCTGTGGACCCAG CTCTCTTACAGCTGGAAGGAGGCGGGACTCTGCTGGCGTCGGTGCAGGCTCTGGGTTGTAGCTGTGCCATAGAGAAACAGCCCCTCTCACGCAGTGTCAGCTGGATGAGGAGGGCTCCCTGTGCACAG CCAGATGATGGAGTGTGTGTTCCAGAGGCCCATGTTGTGATGCAGATGACagttgatgatgtcatcactcTGATCCACAGCTACATCCAG GAAGTGAGGCATGGTAGGCCTGGCTCTGGTCCCACTCTGACGTCCTGGGtgcaggagcagcagaggcGTCACCCCAGCAAGATCCTCAGCCTGGTGGTCATCGACCTGGAGAAATACTTCAG ATCCCAGAAGTCACAATGCCAGAAGAGGTTTCGAGAGGCAGTGGCGGGTGAGGAGCAAGCGGGAGGAAAagtgaagaagagaaggaagaacGGTGGAGCTGAGGCGCTACCTGAGGTGTCACGAGTTGAAGTAGAGGAG GCAGTGGTGCACCTCCAGCTTCACACTGGTGTCTCGGTGTGCTTCTTGTCGACCTGGAAGGACTTCTCAGATCACATCGCCATGACAACCAGAGCAGTTGCAGAAGCCCCTTTCAA gcgAGAGCGGGAGAAGACAGGCTTCTCTTTCTACCTGGAGAGTGAGTGGGCGGGGGGGCAGCGGGTGGATAAAGCTGGGAAGGGGCTGCTGCAGGTGTGGAGGAGACAGATCCAGCAGTTGAACAGAGTCAGTCCAGACATGGCCTCAACCATCCTGGCAGCTTATCCTTCCCCACAGCTGCTCATGAAGGTACACCCCCTGCTTACACAGAGCCGCCCAGTTTCACTGTCTCTGCACCTGTCACAGTTTTACCACAGC CAATATGCTGCCTTTTTGTTTCAGGTGTCCAGGCTCCTCTCATTTTCTTCTGATTTCT GGTGTCAATTAAGTGCAGCCTACAACGGAATAGACTCTTTCATGGAGGATTAA